From Candidatus Cloacimonas sp., one genomic window encodes:
- the trxA gene encoding thioredoxin, whose product MAIIEVNSANFETEVLKSSLPVMVDFWAPWCGPCKALSPTVDKIANETEGKIKVAKVNVDEAQDIAAKYSIMSIPTLLIFVNGSVSDQLIGLVQKDKIMDKLNKFIQ is encoded by the coding sequence ATGGCTATTATAGAAGTTAATTCTGCCAATTTTGAGACAGAAGTTCTGAAATCGTCACTTCCCGTTATGGTGGATTTCTGGGCTCCCTGGTGTGGACCTTGTAAAGCGCTAAGCCCTACTGTAGATAAAATTGCCAACGAAACCGAAGGTAAAATTAAAGTGGCCAAAGTGAATGTTGATGAGGCACAGGATATTGCAGCAAAATACTCAATTATGTCTATTCCAACTCTCCTTATTTTTGTCAACGGCTCAGTTAGCGATCAGCTTATTGGCTTGGTTCAAAAAGATAAGATTATGGATAAACTGAATAAGTTTATCCAATAA
- the cdaA gene encoding diadenylate cyclase CdaA — MDFLIPRFKDIVDILIIAFLIYQALLIVRKSGGYQVLWGLLFVVVLYILAIIFNLKMVGSLLNAVRNYWFIAVVILFQPELRSILSRLNLPRELSKAFNKQEKSSLYTPLIDAVSSMSFRKIGALIVLENKRKLNEYIYSGEPIDAAVSMRLILTIFNPKSVLHDGAIIIRDQRIMAAKVVLPLSKKPEYVHKFGTRHLAGIGITEISDAIAIIVSEQTGQVSVARAGKIQTEVAFEELLQILTDATK; from the coding sequence ATGGATTTTCTGATTCCCCGTTTTAAAGACATAGTAGATATATTAATTATCGCCTTCCTGATTTATCAAGCATTGTTGATTGTGCGTAAATCTGGAGGATATCAGGTCTTATGGGGTTTATTGTTTGTTGTTGTTCTGTATATTTTAGCGATTATTTTTAATTTGAAGATGGTTGGTTCTTTGTTAAATGCTGTGCGTAATTATTGGTTTATTGCAGTTGTAATCCTTTTTCAACCAGAATTGCGTTCTATTTTATCGCGCTTGAATTTGCCTCGGGAATTAAGCAAGGCATTTAATAAACAAGAAAAATCATCTCTCTACACTCCTTTGATTGATGCCGTTTCTTCTATGAGTTTTCGTAAAATTGGAGCTTTGATAGTTCTGGAAAATAAGCGCAAATTAAATGAATATATTTATAGCGGAGAGCCAATCGATGCGGCTGTCTCTATGCGTCTTATCCTTACTATTTTTAATCCTAAAAGTGTGCTTCACGATGGAGCAATCATTATTCGTGATCAGCGTATTATGGCAGCCAAAGTTGTTTTGCCGTTGTCTAAAAAACCAGAATATGTCCATAAATTCGGAACCCGTCATCTTGCCGGTATCGGAATCACTGAAATTAGCGATGCCATAGCCATTATTGTTTCAGAACAAACAGGACAGGTATCAGTTGCCAGAGCGGGAAAAATTCAAACCGAGGTTGCCTTTGAAGAACTGTTACAGATTTTAACAGATGCCACTAAATAA
- the folP gene encoding dihydropteroate synthase, with product MLNICLPNRFPALMGILNITDDSFSDGTLYLNSALALKHTEEMISEGAEYIDIGAESTRPGSLPVKAEIQLERIVPILSALKEKYDRIVFSVDTQNTAVAEKAIELGASIINDISALRTDPEMADLLAENPSVKVILMHMQGIPRTMQLNPVYNDVLAEIKDFFRERIDFCLAKGIKKENIILDPGIGFGKTLQHNLTILANCNTFKEFDLPIVIGASRKSFINNIMPSLPLQRIGGCLAAAYASACNDIDILRVHDILVHKQFFAVLSAIGKAGS from the coding sequence ATGCTTAATATATGCTTGCCTAATCGTTTTCCCGCTTTGATGGGAATTTTAAATATCACCGATGACTCCTTTTCGGATGGAACTCTGTATTTGAATAGTGCCCTGGCGTTAAAACACACGGAAGAAATGATTTCCGAGGGAGCAGAGTATATTGATATAGGCGCTGAATCAACTCGTCCCGGTTCTTTACCCGTTAAGGCAGAAATACAATTGGAAAGGATTGTTCCCATATTAAGTGCATTAAAGGAAAAGTATGATCGGATTGTTTTTTCCGTAGATACTCAAAATACCGCCGTAGCTGAAAAAGCAATCGAATTGGGCGCTTCCATCATCAATGATATATCAGCACTTAGAACTGATCCTGAAATGGCAGATTTACTTGCTGAGAATCCTTCCGTAAAAGTTATTTTAATGCATATGCAAGGGATTCCACGCACGATGCAATTAAATCCTGTTTATAACGATGTGTTGGCTGAAATAAAGGATTTTTTTCGGGAGCGGATTGATTTTTGCCTTGCCAAAGGAATTAAGAAAGAGAACATAATACTGGATCCGGGTATCGGTTTTGGTAAAACACTGCAGCATAATTTAACTATTCTTGCCAATTGTAACACATTTAAGGAATTTGATTTACCTATAGTTATCGGTGCCAGTCGCAAAAGTTTTATCAATAATATTATGCCTTCACTCCCTTTACAAAGAATAGGTGGATGTCTTGCCGCTGCCTATGCATCTGCTTGTAATGATATTGATATACTTAGAGTGCATGACATTTTGGTCCATAAGCAATTCTTTGCTGTCTTATCTGCCATTGGCAAAGCCGGAAGTTAA
- the coaE gene encoding dephospho-CoA kinase (Dephospho-CoA kinase (CoaE) performs the final step in coenzyme A biosynthesis.) gives MPLNNRPLQIGITGNIGSGKTTFCKFLAERGLRVISADVLANQHLEDEAVKEALIKHYSQAILSSSNNTLGKRNIDHKILADRVFGNPNEINFLNSLIHPLVLRDFQNIAENSKEQIICFEVPLLFEANLQNCFDYIVLVMADENNRIDRLEHKGEDRTKAKKRIQHQISDEEKIHLVDLVIKNDGDFAQLKKQAEAFIALLAQIKPRKIHPFI, from the coding sequence ATGCCACTAAATAACAGACCCTTGCAAATTGGCATTACCGGCAATATTGGCAGCGGGAAAACCACCTTTTGCAAGTTTCTTGCCGAGAGAGGTTTAAGAGTGATTTCTGCCGATGTTTTAGCCAATCAGCATTTAGAAGACGAGGCAGTTAAAGAGGCATTAATAAAGCACTATTCTCAAGCCATTCTTTCTTCTTCAAACAATACTTTGGGTAAACGGAACATCGATCATAAAATATTGGCAGATAGGGTTTTTGGCAATCCCAACGAGATTAACTTTTTAAATTCCTTAATTCATCCTCTTGTTCTGCGGGATTTTCAAAATATTGCAGAAAACAGCAAAGAACAGATTATCTGTTTTGAAGTTCCCTTGCTCTTTGAGGCAAATTTACAGAACTGCTTCGATTATATTGTTTTGGTTATGGCAGATGAAAATAATCGGATAGACCGATTGGAGCATAAAGGTGAGGATAGAACAAAAGCGAAAAAAAGAATTCAGCATCAGATTTCGGATGAGGAGAAAATACACTTAGTAGATTTAGTTATAAAAAATGATGGCGATTTTGCTCAGCTGAAAAAACAAGCAGAAGCTTTTATAGCTCTTCTTGCCCAAATTAAACCCCGCAAAATTCATCCCTTTATATAG
- a CDS encoding Maf family protein → MIHKLLRNKKVILASASPRRKEIFALLGISAYIIPADINEIITQENPEIQAKRNASQKADVVKAKVTNDALIVAADTLVAIDSHILGKPSNEEEASKFLKLLAGKTHFVYTSLCIDYNGMRDVSCERTLVHFANLSDAEINAYIETGEPMDKAGAYGIQGYGAQFIEKVDGCYFNVMGFPVRKFYEMLTTILQKEYNENIS, encoded by the coding sequence ATGATACATAAATTGTTACGCAATAAAAAAGTAATTCTTGCTTCCGCTTCACCGCGCAGAAAAGAAATTTTTGCATTACTGGGAATTTCTGCTTATATTATCCCTGCAGATATAAACGAAATCATCACCCAGGAAAATCCAGAGATACAAGCAAAGCGAAATGCTTCCCAGAAAGCTGATGTTGTAAAAGCGAAAGTAACTAATGATGCATTAATCGTGGCTGCGGATACTTTGGTTGCCATCGATAGTCATATATTGGGTAAGCCCTCAAACGAAGAAGAAGCAAGCAAATTTCTGAAATTACTGGCAGGGAAAACGCACTTTGTTTATACCAGTTTATGTATAGATTATAACGGGATGAGAGATGTAAGTTGTGAGCGGACCTTAGTCCATTTTGCCAACCTATCGGATGCAGAAATTAATGCCTATATAGAAACAGGAGAGCCAATGGATAAAGCAGGTGCTTATGGCATTCAAGGTTATGGCGCACAATTTATTGAAAAGGTAGATGGCTGTTATTTTAATGTTATGGGCTTTCCTGTGCGTAAATTTTATGAAATGCTAACTACCATTTTGCAAAAGGAATACAATGAAAATATTAGCTAA
- a CDS encoding co-chaperone GroES produces MTIRPVEDHVVVKLNPTENEKTIGGIIIPDTAKEKPQIAEVIAVGNDEDLQKIVKVGDKVLYGKYAGTEIELEGEKLLILSKSDLLAIVE; encoded by the coding sequence ATGACAATAAGACCCGTTGAAGACCATGTGGTGGTAAAACTAAACCCCACGGAAAATGAAAAGACCATTGGTGGGATAATTATTCCCGATACAGCCAAAGAAAAGCCACAGATCGCTGAAGTGATTGCTGTTGGCAACGACGAAGATTTACAGAAAATTGTGAAGGTGGGAGATAAAGTTCTCTATGGCAAATATGCCGGCACCGAAATTGAACTTGAGGGAGAAAAGCTGCTTATTCTTTCCAAAAGCGATCTCCTGGCTATAGTAGAGTAA
- the serC gene encoding 3-phosphoserine/phosphohydroxythreonine transaminase → MERVHNFNAGPAVLPEEVLREAQADLFNYKGMGLSVMEMSHRSKEYEAIINEARNAAKRIYGLDDDWDVLFLHGGASLQFLMVPLNFIPEGKIANYIHTGVWSKKAMKEVKNLNKPVHIAASSEDKSFSYIPKTWQLSENPAYLHITTNNTIYGTEWKTDPDVPEGIPLIADMSSNFMSKPVDINKYSLVYAGAQKNVGPAGCAVVLVKKDFLATGKTNLPSMLDYQLHAKNESMYNTPPCFTIYMIGLVLKWIENYGGLTKIEQNNKEKAKYIYDAIDASDGFYKGTVVPEDRSLMNITFRLPSEELETLFISEAKKNGMIGLKGHRDVGGCRASCYNALPLNAAYDLAAFMRTFQKQNG, encoded by the coding sequence ATGGAACGCGTACATAACTTTAACGCAGGTCCAGCCGTTTTGCCTGAAGAAGTTTTAAGAGAAGCACAGGCAGACCTTTTTAATTACAAAGGGATGGGTCTTTCCGTTATGGAAATGAGCCATCGCAGTAAAGAATATGAAGCAATCATAAACGAAGCCCGTAATGCTGCAAAAAGAATTTACGGTCTGGATGATGATTGGGATGTCCTTTTTTTGCATGGAGGAGCCAGCTTACAATTCTTGATGGTTCCACTTAACTTTATTCCGGAAGGGAAAATTGCCAATTATATTCATACTGGTGTATGGAGTAAGAAAGCAATGAAAGAAGTAAAAAATCTGAATAAGCCGGTTCATATTGCAGCCAGTTCAGAAGATAAGAGTTTCAGCTATATTCCCAAAACTTGGCAGCTATCCGAAAATCCTGCCTACTTACATATCACAACAAATAACACTATTTACGGAACGGAGTGGAAAACAGATCCTGATGTTCCTGAAGGTATTCCTTTGATTGCTGATATGAGCTCAAACTTTATGAGTAAACCTGTCGATATTAATAAATACAGTTTAGTTTATGCCGGCGCTCAGAAAAATGTAGGTCCCGCTGGTTGTGCAGTTGTTTTAGTTAAAAAGGATTTTCTGGCTACGGGAAAAACAAACCTTCCTTCTATGCTGGATTATCAGTTGCATGCCAAAAATGAAAGTATGTATAATACGCCTCCCTGCTTTACCATTTATATGATTGGACTGGTTTTGAAGTGGATTGAAAATTACGGTGGACTTACCAAGATTGAACAGAATAACAAAGAAAAGGCAAAATATATCTATGATGCCATCGATGCTTCAGACGGTTTTTATAAAGGAACAGTTGTTCCGGAGGACCGTTCATTGATGAATATCACTTTCCGCCTTCCCAGCGAAGAATTGGAGACCCTTTTCATTAGTGAAGCAAAGAAAAATGGAATGATAGGTTTAAAAGGTCATCGCGATGTAGGTGGCTGCCGCGCATCTTGTTATAATGCTCTTCCTCTTAATGCCGCTTACGATTTAGCTGCCTTTATGAGGACTTTCCAAAAGCAGAATGGATAG